The nucleotide sequence AATCAATGTCGGACCATCATGCTTCCTTGGAGAACTTATTTTGGATAAGACTATTTGGACTTATAGTGGAAATCCAAGAGAATTTCCAGGTGAGTAATGATATATTGGATGTCACTACATATGATGAATTTACCGTCAAGTATCCTAACCTAGCAGAGAATAATCAACTGTTGAATTACGTTTTTAAAATTCTAGATCTGATATCTTTAATTAAGAGTAAGTTTAATGAGCGTGAATTAATCGCAATTGATAATTACCGCCAAACTAACTGTCATGTTCTCCAAAAACATTATAGGCTAAAAGTGAAAACTAAAAATAACAGAACCAGTTTGGATGAAAACTATAAAGTTAAAACAATTCCCAAATCATTTAATGTTAAAAAGTTAAAAAGTGAATTAGATGCTTTAATACAAAGCTATAATGGAAGTACCATTGATGTCGCGATTGATTTTGCGAAAAGAATAAATGACCCTGTTAAAGAACTCTATTCTTTCTACAAAAAACTTAATTCTTGATAGAAATAATGGAGACATTTAAATAAGGGTAGTATTTCGTAGTGTGCCGCAGTTCTGAAAGCTAATAAAATCAAGAGGGTAAGGTACCCTCCACCACCTCCACCAAAATCAGCACCATGAAAGACATTTAAGTATTTAAAATTAAAGACTTTAGCTCAAAGGTCATGGTGTTGTATGGTGCTGTGGTACAGATGCGATTGCAACAGCTTATGTACCTTAAGAGTTTTGGGAGCTTAATTTTGAACTTAGGACTTAATAGCTTTTGTGTGGTAAACGTATAAGTAAATAAGTCCTAAAGGCGCAATAAAAATCGCAAAAGCAAAACATATTGCCATCGTAAAATATTTAACTAACAAAAATAAAATACTGTTAACTATTATCTGATTTTCGCCCAAAATAAAACCGACAATTCTTTCACAAACAAATCTTGAATATGGATATAGGAGAGTGCTTATTAATAGGAAAATGAGAATGCCAATGTCTGTTTGTTCGAAGTTTTGAATGAAACTGTAAATTGGGAAACCTCCGATTAGGGCGCCAAAAAAGAGTTGTCTAAAATAGTAAGATGTATTAAGTCCACCAAAAGTTTTTCTTAAAAATAAATTCATCCATTATCTCCATTATTGTTTGAATTCTATAAACTTCGGATAGAAATGTCTTTATAAATTTCTTTTTTCATCTTTACTTTAGTGGTTGCTAATCAAGACCATGAAAGACATTTAAGTGCTTATAATTAAAGACTTTTATAGAAAGGTCATGGACTCTCATGGTGCTGTGGGTGGGATGCGATTTCAGATACTTAAACAAAAATTAACTATAATTCATTTGGAATATTCCGATAGTAAAAGGAATATTTACTTCTACCATTTTCGCAAAAAAAATAAAAACGAGAAAAAATTATTGCTCCCTTGCAAGCTTTTGCTGTTGGGACTTAACTTTGTCATTTTCTCTATAGTGATGCGCTTATCTCATCAGTTGTGGCGTTCGGCTTAAGTCTTCTGGGCTTCGTTTCTTAAGTGGCCGTTCACATGTTTGCTGTTAGGTTAAATCCATTTTCACCTTACCCCCGGCGCTTCCCGTCTCTCATCACCAAGCAAATGACCGCATTTTTTTACCTTCCACATTTTGATTTTAGCATAGTTGTAATAAAAGAAGATGCCAAAAAATGTTTTATGTTATCGAGATTATAGAAATCTCTTTGAGTTGTTTTGCTTAGAAGTAGACTTCCTAAAATTCAAATGATGTGTCTCTAACTACCCAATTTTTTGAAATTAATAGTATTTTGAGGTTGATTTGTGCTACTATAAATAGTAGTGTTAGTGACTATGGGACGAGAGAAAAGAGGCGGCTATATTATTGAATGGTGGATTGGTGATCATGAACCTAAACATGTTCACGTTTTTAAGGATGGAAGAGAAATAGCAAAGGTAGTCATTCCAAGTATGAGATTGCTTAGTGGAAAAATGAACAAAAAGATAAAGAAAATTATTGAGGAACTCTTGAAAGAGGAAAAAATATGAAAAGTACAAAAATAAAAGCAGCAACTTTTTCTAATAAGAAAAAAGAGATTCAAATTACCTACACTTCTGGCAAAGAAGTCGTTATTCATTTTGGATCTATCGGAATCACTAAAAATATTCAATCGGTTTGGCCAGATAAGGAAACAAACTATAAAAGCTTAGGGATTGAGTATGCAGATGGTGAAGTTGATTACATGCCTTATGATCAACCTCTTGCCATTGTAAAAGATCCTGAGTTCTTACTCCAAAATCATATTGAAAATGTAATCTCTCATATTAATGAAGAGCTAAAAAGAAAAAAGGTTTCAAAGAAATATCTAGCAAGACAGTTGGGCACTTCGGATAATCAGATACAAAGACTCTTGAATCCAAATATTCTTAACAAAAATCTTACTCAGTTATATAAACTGGCCGCTCTGCTTGAGCTACAATTTGAGATGAATCTTGTTGCAGCTTAATTCAATGAGCTTGAAATTAAAGGGAATTCCTTCGAAGTTACCTATAAGAATAATCTCAGTTTTATTTGTATTTTTATGTGCAAATGTTTTGAAGGATTTTGGAGAACCTAGACCTGCTTATGTGAATTATTTGAATGGTCTTATTTCCTCAATAGCTCTGATATCTGGACCTTTTTTAGCGAGTTTTTATGCAGTCAGGAATAGAGTCAAATTTGTTCTAATGATTTGGATATTTATCTCCTTACTTGGTGTTACATTTCTTTTAATTGATTACGGTGTAATCCCAGGTCTATTGTCAGTACTGTTTCACATATGGGTCTTTATACAATTACTTCAAGGAAAAAAGAATGAAGTGGCCACCAACAATTAGTGATCAAGCACGAGATGAGTGCTATGAATATTTTGATAGAAATATCAGGGAGCTCAAGAAGAACCCAAACGGTAAGGTCGATCCTGCGGCAGATGGACTACAAAATAATGATGTAGATGCTTTTCGCCATGCTTATGTTAGTGGTGTAATGGTCCAGGAGTTTAGTGAGTCTACAGCTGAAATTCTTGGTCGCTTGGTGGTACTAGCTACTCGTACCACGATATGTGATATTAGCTATTTAAGAGATTATTACGAGAACTATCTTGTATATAATATGATTTGAATTTGATATAAAAAAGTGCGGACCGTGAAATACAGCAGCTCTTTTTTCATGAGTGAGAGTCGACGAGCATCGGGGCCAAATATTTTATGAAAGAAATAATATAATAACGATCTCTTGAGTAACGAAGGCCAAAAGTCTCAAGCGGAAGGCCGCAACAGGTGAGATGAGAACGCCACCATAGAAGTTTGAGTAATCTTTTTAAAATCCTCAAGCGCATTAGTTGAAAGTGCTTACAAGAGGTCAACGCTAAACTTCATTTACATATTATTACGAGTAAAAGTACATTCAAGACAAGAATATAATTCATGTGAAAAATGATCTTTGAATTATTATCGATTTATATTGAGGAGTTTTTCGGGCCCAAAAAAGAATTTTGAGAAAAATCATACAACATTATTAGTAAAAAAATCTTAACGTTTTTATTAATGTTGAATATTATAAGCTTCACTCAATATTCTTATAAACATACCCCATAATCAAAAGCGATAGAATTGCAAAAGTATAGACAGTTGTTTTTTCAAGTTTAGAATTTGAAGGTTTTTAATATTTTTAATTCCTCTATAAAATAATACTAAACTGGAAAGGATTAATGTTGTAAAAAAATATAACATCCCGCCTTCAGCTAACTGATTGGGGTTACAGCAATTTCCCCAAACTCCTCCTGGTACAAATGATAGATAAATGCCCAAAAAAATATTTAAAATAAAGATAAAGTAAAGTAATTTCTGATCAGCTTTAAAATCACTATAGAATAAGATTCCATATAGAAAGACCAGGAAGTTTACAAAACTAGAAATAATGATAATAGTCATTAAAATACCTTTGTAGTAGATTCAATTTAGTTTGATACATTAAATACTAATTTTCTCTGAAAATATATTTTTTGCTAAACCCATCCAATTATGAGGCAGCATTTTCTAATTGTGAATGTAAAAAAGTAATGTACGAAAAAATTTGAGTTGATAAAGTATAGAATCTGCAAAACATCTAATAAAAACTAAAAAATCAGAAATTAAAAATCTTTTCATTCTGACAACTAAGACCTTCTGTTTTTGTGGAAATTCATTTATTTCAAAATCGTAAGTGATAACCAGTTTTTTCTCAACTTCTTCACAAAATTTAAAAGTATTTGATACTTACTTAGTTTAACTAACAAAATGGATATGTTGAAGAGAAATAAGCTTCTTTCTTTTAAAATGTTTGTTTTTTGCTTTTATAATTATCATTCATAGTCAGTTGGCCTAATGTAACTCCAAATTTCTCAACTAAGTTAAGATGAGAGAAGGCCTTATGTGGCGATAGTTGACCTGATATAACTTGGAGATAAGAATGTATTTTATTTATCAAAGATTGGTCCTTTTCAAAAAGTGCCTCAAATCTAAATTCACAAACCCCCTGTTTCTGCCATTTAGGAATTAAAGAAAACGCTGCTTGAGGAGTTGATAGATACATTGTATTCCTACATTCTTGATCAGCTTTCAAATAATGGTAATTTCCATACATATCTTTGAGTTCAACTTTATGTTTTTCACATGGCTTTCCACAGTCTTGAAAACTACTGCCATTACTGAGAAACGCAGCAAATACACAATGCTCCATATGAAACTCTGGCATATACTGATGAACGGTGAGTTCATACCAATTCGAAGGTGAAAATTTTAGCAGTTCAGAAAGTTGCTCTTGATTAAGATCATATCCAGGACAGAGTGTTTCTAGTCCTTTGCTTTTAAGATACTTTGCAGTAAAAGAATTTGTTACGTTAAGAGAAAAATCACCTTTCAATTTAAGATTTGGAGCATTTTTCTGCAAGAAATTAACGGCCCCTAGATTTCTCACTAAAATGCCATCTGGTTTAGCACTGATTAATTGTCTTAAATTGTGATATTCATAAGGTTTTAGAATTCTCGTTGTAGCAAGATAAACATTCAATTGATGTTGCCTAAGTAATTTTACACTCTCTTCATATTTTTGGCCAAATTCATAATCAAGAATGATATTCCCAATATTTTCTTTTAACTCACAATTTGTATAGTATTCAATAAATGTTTTTAGCTGGCCTATTTCTCTGAAAAGTAAATTTAGCTTAGGTTTATTTTGAGTTTTCTGATGAACTTGTCTAGGTAAATCTAGCGGTTGGAAAACAGAAATATTGCGTAAAATTCTCAAAGAATAAAGCTGTTCAACCATATTCTTTTTAATATATTTTAATTCTTTATGCGAAAGGTAAAGGTTTTCAAGAAGTTCACTTTGCATTTTTTTTACGTAGAAACAAGTGTGCCCTAAACTGCCAAGCCCTTTTTGAAGATCATCTAAACTCAGAGGTGATTTGATAGATTTTTGTAATATAGATTTGCTAGAAATCGTCACAGTATTCTGGCCATCAGTAGCTTCAACATTTAGTGGAGTTGATTCTTTTCCTGAAACTTTTATATGAAGAGGGAAACGCTTAAGTTGAAATTGGTCTGTATATGTTTTTTTTAATTGATTGTTAAGTTGAGTATCTTTATTTAAGAAAACTCGCATTCCCTTTTTTAACAGTTTAAGATTGAAAGTCTTACTAAATTCAAGATAAATAGATCTTTGGTCAGATTTAATTTGAAAAATATCTCCGCCAAACTCAATATCTTTGCCGACAAATAATACTCCATCTCCAGGGTTTGGAATATATTTTGAATCAATTATTACAGACCTTTTAAAAATATTAATTATTTTTCCAAGCTCAAGGCCACGATGATTACCATAAGTTCCTTCAACGAGTTTTTGATGGTCTACTCCATGAAGCCAACCAGAGTAAAATCCTCTAGAGAATACTCTCGATAATTCATCTTTTCTCTCTATCATTTTTTCTTTTTTCTGATTTAGAACTTCTCTATAGGCCCTGGCCGTAGAGGCCACATACTCTGGTGTTTTTAGACGTCCTTCGATCTTAAAGCTATCCACTCCAATATCAGTAAGTTCAGTGATCTCATTGAGTCCACATAAATCTTGGGGAGAGACCAGATATTTTTTATCAATTAGATCTTTTTTGTTTCCGTCAACAATCAATTCATAATCAAATCGGCAGCTTTGAGCACATTGTCCACGGTTAGCACTTCTTCCTCCAAGCGCTTCTGAAGTGAAACATTGACCTGAATATGACACGCAAAGGGCCCCGTGTACAAATACTTCCAACTCTTTTTGGGTATTTTTTTTAATATGTGAGATATCTTTAAGTGAACACTCACGGGCCAGGACAAAACGATCAATTTCAAGATCATCCAAAAATTCAATGGCCTCAAAGTTAGATATTGTCATCTGGGTTGATGCGTGAATCCTTTGATCTGGAGCTATGTCCTTAATTAGTTTTGCAAGTCCTAAATCTTGAAGAATAAACGCATCAGGCCCCAATTCTATGGCCTGATGGAGTAATTCAATGACTCTTGGAAGCTCAGCTTCAAATATAAGAACATTGAATGCGAGATAAACTTTAACCCGATAGAGATGGCAAAGATCTATTATTTCTTTTAATTCAGGAAAACCAAGATCTATCGTTCTACCACGAGCGTTAAAATAGGGCATGCCAACATAGATAGCATCTGCACCATTATGTATGGCCGCTAAACACATATCTAGATTGCCAACTGGCAAAAGTAATTCTGTTTTATTCTTTCCCATGGGGTTTAAATACTGTTATTTGGTCTTCCCGTCTATAAATGATCTATTATACTGTATTTTTTTAACGCTTATTTCCTCTACAAAATTCACCAGATTTTGTATACTAGCGGCCGTAGAAACATGTTGATATTGGGAAAAGTATGGGACGTAAATCAGCTAAAATTGCTGCCAGGAAAGGGGCAAGTGACAGGGCCAAGGCCCAAGTTTATACCAGAGCATTGAAAGATGTTTTTAAGGCCTCAAAAAATGGTGGGCCGGATATAGACACAAACTTCTTATTAAAAGTTGCAGTTGAACGATGTAAAAAGTTTAATGTTCCAAAAGATAATATTGATCGGGCGATTAAAAAGGGGCAAGGGACAGATGGCGTTGGATATGAGGATATAACTTATGAAGGTTATGGTCCCAGTGGAGTTGCTATTTTTGTGGAAGCTTCAACCAACAATGTTACTCGAACTGCCGGAAATGTACGGAGTTATTTTAAAAAATGTCACGGATCTCTAGGGGTAACTGGATCACTTGAATTCGTTTTTGAAAGAAAGGCCGTTTTTTCGATTCCAGCTATCGGAATTGATGAAGACGAGTTTACTCTCGCAATGATTGATGCCGGTGCTGAAGATGTAGAACTTGAAGATGAATTTTTTGAAGTCAAAGGGCCAATGGATGTTTTTGGTTCTATTCAAGAAAAGTTGCAAGAATTAAATATTACCCCTGATGAGGCCGGTCTTGTTAGAATTCCAACACTGTATAAAGAAGTAGACAATGATAGTGTTGAGCAGATTGAAAAGCTGATTTCAATGCTTGAAGAAGATGATGATGTTGTCACTGTCTACGATAACATGGAATAAGTTGATATCGATATCTAGGTCATTTTTTTCTAGGTTAAATAACTAGCAGTACTTAAATTAGGATTTCAGACTAATCAAAAAGAAAATGAGTGAAATTCTTGCGCTAACTCTAATCATTACTGCAACTGAGATGGTTTGCAATGGAAAAGTAACGACAGATAGGAAAGAACTAACAAAACATAATGCTATAAATGAAATAGCACTTGTTTTTCTCTCAATACAACAATTAATTTAGGAAAAAACAATTCATCTCACCTTTACCTTTGATCTTAATCTTACCTCTGTCGATTGCAGAAATCTCAATCTTTTCTTTCAGATATTGTGTGAAATCTGAAGAAGCTTGGATTCTATCAGGCTCACCAGACGATTCCATTCTGGAAGCGATATTGACAGCATCACCCCAAACATCAAAAACAAATTTAGATTTACCTAGAACTCCGGCCACTGCCTTACCTCGATGAATTCCAATTCTGATTTTGAAGTCAGTTTTATGTTGATTATTATGAGAAGCTAGCATTGAAATAATTCTCTTCGTAAACTGGTACATTCTAATTTCATGATCAGCATCACCAAAAATTCCACCACTGACCATATAGCAATCACCAATCGTTTTAATTTTTTCCAGTCCAAATTCCAAAATGAGGTCATCAATTTTACTGAAAATGATGTTTAACATATCAACGAGCTCCTCGGCAGAAACCGTTGAGGAATATTGAGTATAGCCTACCAAGTCTGCAAACATAATCGTTATAAAATCAGTACTCATCGCTATTTTTTGTTCTCCGGCCTTAAGGCGAAGCGCCACTGGTTTAGGTAAGATATTTAG is from Halobacteriovoraceae bacterium and encodes:
- a CDS encoding DUF4160 domain-containing protein, which translates into the protein MGREKRGGYIIEWWIGDHEPKHVHVFKDGREIAKVVIPSMRLLSGKMNKKIKKIIEELLKEEKI
- a CDS encoding helix-turn-helix transcriptional regulator, with the translated sequence MKSTKIKAATFSNKKKEIQITYTSGKEVVIHFGSIGITKNIQSVWPDKETNYKSLGIEYADGEVDYMPYDQPLAIVKDPEFLLQNHIENVISHINEELKRKKVSKKYLARQLGTSDNQIQRLLNPNILNKNLTQLYKLAALLELQFEMNLVAA
- a CDS encoding U32 family peptidase, producing MGKNKTELLLPVGNLDMCLAAIHNGADAIYVGMPYFNARGRTIDLGFPELKEIIDLCHLYRVKVYLAFNVLIFEAELPRVIELLHQAIELGPDAFILQDLGLAKLIKDIAPDQRIHASTQMTISNFEAIEFLDDLEIDRFVLARECSLKDISHIKKNTQKELEVFVHGALCVSYSGQCFTSEALGGRSANRGQCAQSCRFDYELIVDGNKKDLIDKKYLVSPQDLCGLNEITELTDIGVDSFKIEGRLKTPEYVASTARAYREVLNQKKEKMIERKDELSRVFSRGFYSGWLHGVDHQKLVEGTYGNHRGLELGKIINIFKRSVIIDSKYIPNPGDGVLFVGKDIEFGGDIFQIKSDQRSIYLEFSKTFNLKLLKKGMRVFLNKDTQLNNQLKKTYTDQFQLKRFPLHIKVSGKESTPLNVEATDGQNTVTISSKSILQKSIKSPLSLDDLQKGLGSLGHTCFYVKKMQSELLENLYLSHKELKYIKKNMVEQLYSLRILRNISVFQPLDLPRQVHQKTQNKPKLNLLFREIGQLKTFIEYYTNCELKENIGNIILDYEFGQKYEESVKLLRQHQLNVYLATTRILKPYEYHNLRQLISAKPDGILVRNLGAVNFLQKNAPNLKLKGDFSLNVTNSFTAKYLKSKGLETLCPGYDLNQEQLSELLKFSPSNWYELTVHQYMPEFHMEHCVFAAFLSNGSSFQDCGKPCEKHKVELKDMYGNYHYLKADQECRNTMYLSTPQAAFSLIPKWQKQGVCEFRFEALFEKDQSLINKIHSYLQVISGQLSPHKAFSHLNLVEKFGVTLGQLTMNDNYKSKKQTF
- a CDS encoding YebC/PmpR family DNA-binding transcriptional regulator — protein: MGRKSAKIAARKGASDRAKAQVYTRALKDVFKASKNGGPDIDTNFLLKVAVERCKKFNVPKDNIDRAIKKGQGTDGVGYEDITYEGYGPSGVAIFVEASTNNVTRTAGNVRSYFKKCHGSLGVTGSLEFVFERKAVFSIPAIGIDEDEFTLAMIDAGAEDVELEDEFFEVKGPMDVFGSIQEKLQELNITPDEAGLVRIPTLYKEVDNDSVEQIEKLISMLEEDDDVVTVYDNME